From one Triticum aestivum cultivar Chinese Spring chromosome 4B, IWGSC CS RefSeq v2.1, whole genome shotgun sequence genomic stretch:
- the LOC123089877 gene encoding zeamatin-like, with the protein MSLLSQIFNGRVWARTGCSFDGAGNGRCQTGDCGGKLQCMQYGQAPNTLAEFGLNKYMGQDFFDISLIDGFNVPMSFIPVPGSPGCPKGGPRCPRVIAPQCPNELRAAGGCNNACTVFKEDRYCCTGSAANNCGPTNYSRFFKGQCSDAYSYPKGDATSIFTCPGGTNYQVIFCP; encoded by the exons ATGAGCTTGCTTTCCCAGATTTTCAA CGGCCGCGTGTGGGCGCGCACGGGGTGCAGCTTCGACGGCGCGGGCAACGGGCGGTGCCAGACGGGGGACTGCGGCGGGAAGCTACAGTGCATGCAGTACGGGCAGGCGCCCAACACGCTGGCCGAGTTCGGGCTCAACAAGTACATGGGCCAGGACTTCTTCGACATCTCCCTGATCGACGGGTTCAACGTGCCCATGTCATTCATCCCCGTCCCCGGCTCCCCCGGGTGCCCCAAGGGCGGGCCGCGGTGCCCCCGGGTGATCGCGCCGCAGTGCCCCAACGAGCTGCGGGCCGCCGGAGGGTGCAACAACGCATGCACGGTGTTCAAGGAGGACAGGTACTGCTGCACCGGGTCGGCAGCGAACAACTGCGGGCCGACCAACTACTCGAGGTTCTTCAAGGGGCAGTGCTCCGACGCCTACAGCTACCCTAAGGGCGATGCCACCAGCATCTTCACCTGCCCCGGCGGCACCAACTACCAGGTCATCTTCTGCCCATGA